The genomic segment GTGAAATGTTCGGTCATAAGAAAGGTGCTTTTACAGATGCTGCAGCAGATCGCATCGGACGCTTTGAGTTGGCAAACAAGGGGACTATCTTTTTAGATGAAATAGGTGACCTGGATCATTCCTGTCAGGTAAAGCTACTGCGCGTACTCCAGGATCAGACCTATGAAGTATTGGGCGATAGCCGTCCCCGAAAAACGGATATCAGGGTGGTTAGTGCCACTAATGCCGATTTGCGTAATATGGTAAACGAGCATACCTTTCGCGAAGATCTTTTTTATCGTATAAACCTGATTACCATACATTTACCCGCACTGCGCGACAGGAGGGATGATATTCCTCTATTGGCGCGCTATTTTGCAGCTAAGCAGGCCGAAATAAACGGATTGCCGCATACTGAGTTTTCATCTGATGCTATTCAGTTTCTTACCCGGTTGTCTTACCGGGGTAATATTCGTGAATTGAGAAATTTGGTGGAACGTACGATTTTGATAAGTGGAAAGGAAGTATTGGAGGCTGCCGATTTTGAAGGCCAATATCAAAGGCATGATGAATCTGTTTCTGCAACTGCACCACTTGCCGGAATGACTCTTGACGAAATAGAACGCCAAACAATACTTCAGGCCCTTACGTATCATAAAGGAAATCTTAGTCAGGTAGCAACTGCACTCGGCATCAGCCGGGCAGCATTGTATCGTCGTTTAGAGAAGTATAATATTACCTACCCTCAATAACTCTAGTCATTATGCGGTTAAAAAGCTTGTTTGGCATTCTTGCCTTTTTGCTATTATCCATCTTGGCTCTGCTTACTTATGTCGCAGTTCATTCTGCCCCATGGCTTTTTTATACACTCGAAGGGCTTATTGCTCTCACATTTGTTTTTCTTCTCTTTTTCTATCGTAAAATTGTTAAGCCTTTGCACACGATAGGGAGTGGGATGGAACTATTGAGAGAACAGGACTTTAGTAGTCGCCTCAGTCCGGTGGGGCAGGCTGAGGCCGATCGGGTGGTAAATGTTTTCAATCGGATGATGGAACAACTTAAAAATGAGCGTTTGCGGTTAAGAGAGCAAAACCATTTTCTTGACTTACTGATTAATGCTTCGCCAATGGGGGTGGTCATCACTACTTTAGATGAAGAAGTTTCTCAACTTAACCCTATGGCGATTAATATGATGGGGGTAAAGTTGGAGGACGCATTGGGTAAGAAACTGCCGGAGATAGATTCTGCATTGGCTATTGAACTGGCAACTATACCTAGGGGAGGAAGTATCACTATACGCTTGAATGACTCGAGCATATATAAATGTACGCGATCATCTTTTATTGATCGTGGGTTTCAGCATCCCTTTTTTTTGGTAGAGAGGCTGACGGAGGAGGTCATAAAAGCAGAAAAGAAAGCCTATGAGAAGGTTATTCGTATGATTGCCCACGAGGTAAATAATACTACAGCAGGAATAACTTCTATTCTTGATACAGTGGAACAGACTTTATGCGAGGAAGGTAACAGAGATGAACTTTGTGAAGTGATTCGTGTTTGC from the uncultured Bacteroides sp. genome contains:
- a CDS encoding ATP-binding protein, which gives rise to MRLKSLFGILAFLLLSILALLTYVAVHSAPWLFYTLEGLIALTFVFLLFFYRKIVKPLHTIGSGMELLREQDFSSRLSPVGQAEADRVVNVFNRMMEQLKNERLRLREQNHFLDLLINASPMGVVITTLDEEVSQLNPMAINMMGVKLEDALGKKLPEIDSALAIELATIPRGGSITIRLNDSSIYKCTRSSFIDRGFQHPFFLVERLTEEVIKAEKKAYEKVIRMIAHEVNNTTAGITSILDTVEQTLCEEGNRDELCEVIRVCTDRCFSMSRFITRFADVVKIPDPHLSLVDLNELALSCKRFMEGMCADRNIMIRLEGEKLPEVKLDASLFEQVLVNIIKNAAESIDHNGEITIRTLYPTTIEVVDNGRGISKESEPKLFSPFFSTKPNGQGIGLIFIREILSRHGCTFSLRTYSDGLTRFRIIFPIASV
- a CDS encoding sigma-54 dependent transcriptional regulator, translating into MILIIDDDSAVRSSLSFMLKRAGYEIQAVASPKEAIEVVRLVSPRLVLMDMNFSLTTTGAEGLVLLKQVKLFRPEVPVILMTAWGSIQLAVQGMQAGAFDFITKPWNNAALLQRIETALELACPQNKEELQKQTDALIRDNIIGKSRALTDVLNTVGRIARTNASVLITGESGTGKELIAEAIHINSQRAKQPFVKVNLGGISQSLFESEMFGHKKGAFTDAAADRIGRFELANKGTIFLDEIGDLDHSCQVKLLRVLQDQTYEVLGDSRPRKTDIRVVSATNADLRNMVNEHTFREDLFYRINLITIHLPALRDRRDDIPLLARYFAAKQAEINGLPHTEFSSDAIQFLTRLSYRGNIRELRNLVERTILISGKEVLEAADFEGQYQRHDESVSATAPLAGMTLDEIERQTILQALTYHKGNLSQVATALGISRAALYRRLEKYNITYPQ